The window AAATCACGTGTACGAGTAGAAATGCTCGTTTCGTATTTAAAATCGTTGACCGCTAAAAAAATAGCAGATGAGTCGATTCAAGGGTATCGTGGTGGTTATTTACCAAGTGAGCGAAGGCTGATTGAGAAAGGCTTGCGTGAAGGCGCTATCCAAATGGTAATCAGTACAAACGCCTTAGAATTAGGTGTTGATATTGGTCAATTACAAGCTTGTATAATGACAGGTTACCCGGGAAATATTGCAAGCGCCTGGCAGCAAGCAGGTCGAGCAGGGAGACGTCAAGATGAGGCGTTAATTATTTATGTTGCCCAATCGACCGCGCTGGATCAATATATTATTCAGCACCCGAGCTATTTATTAGGAAGCTCCCCTGAAGAAGTGCGCATTAACCCAGAGAACATGCTTATTTTAATGGACCATTTAAAGTGTGCCGCATTCGAACTCCCGTTTTCGAAGACAGATAGCTATGGGGAATTTGAAATCCAAGAGTTATTACAATTTTTAGAGTCGGAAGGTGTGCTTGTCAAAACGAGCACCCAGTGGCATTGGATGAGTGACCGTTTTCCTGCCCATGACATTTCGTTGCGTTCAGCAGCTCAGGAAAATGTTGTCATTATTGATATTTCAACTCCCGCAAACACGAAAGTAATTGGTGAAATGGACACATATAGTGCGATGACGCTGCTCCATGAAGAAGCGATTTATTTACATCAAGGAATTCAATTCCAAGTGGAAAAATTAGATTGGGAAGAGAAAAAAGCTTTTGTCCGTGAGGTGGATGTGGATTATTTTACCGACGCCAACTTAGCAGTGGAACTAAAGGTGTTGAGCGAGGACAAAATCGCGCATTATGAAAGTGCTTCCGTGAGCTATGGGGACGTAAGCATTTTAGCTATCCCTACGATTTTTAAGAAAATAAAGCTACATGAAAAAAACGAGAATATTGGATCGGGCCCAATTAACTTACCACCGATGGAAATGCACACAAATGCTACATGGTTAAGCTTTGAAGTAATCGAAGGTTGGAATGATGAAAGGTTGGCTGAAGCGCTAGAAGGTGTTGCACAAGCACTTGGAAGCTTTATCCCATTATTCATTCATTGTGATCGTTCGGATGTTACAGTAGTTCCACAGGTTAAAGCTACGCACAATGAGAAGCCAACGCTATTTATTTATGACAGCTATCCGGGTGGTATCGGGTTAAGTGAAAAGGTTTATGATATTATTTTAAGCCTTGTGGAAAGGACGCTAAAACATGTTCAATTATGTCCTTGTTCAAGTGGTTGTCCTGCATGTGTTGGTCCACAAAACAGTTTAACAGACAGTCCAAAAAAGGATGCGGTTAAACTATTGCATAACTTAGCGAGTGAATTAAATAATTAAATGTAAAAGAGGTTGGACGCTATTGATGCATTCAACCTCTTAATTTTTCTTCTTTTATTAGCTTGTAAATCATTTTTCGGTTTACCCCGGTCTTTTTCCTCAAGTTTTCTTCCCGAAGCGTCAGGAGAATCCTTCAGAGCATTAAAATAGAGTTTATATATTCAGTTTTGATTTCTGGTCTTAATTTATTTGGAAGTAGATGCTTAAATGGTCCAAACCATTCCTGGCATCTAATTAATGTCGAAGAATAACTTTTCAAAACTTGTAGAACTAGTTGCAAGGAAATTCTATGATCTAACACTGATCAGAAGTGAAGATTGAAGTGCTAAGCAATTGAAAGAAAATGCGTAGTAAAGAGATGGAGATTTTGAAATTGATTCTACTGATTTTGTGTTAAGGCTTCGGAAATTTTTGTTTACCGTTGTATGCACTGGGATTAAAACAGAAGCCTGTTTTGAGGAAAGAAGAATTTTGTAAGGCTAAAATAGCATTATCCTATTATTTAATTTGGTGTGATAGTCACTTAAAAGAAGAGCCATATATATTAATCTTCTTCTATTCGGATAGCTTGAATAAATTGACAGTCAACGATAATTGTTGAACCAGGTTCTGTTGTTGGATCATTAAAGAATGCGCAACAATTGTTTCGGTTAAAGGAAATAAAAACTATATCTTCTATAATCTGACCTCCAAGTAAGAATGGTTAAGAAAAATGATTTTGTCTATAGAGATTTTCGTATTGAGGTACTATTAAGGCTAATTGATTGCTAAATACTTTGTCAAAAATGTTCAGTAATCAGAAAAAATTGGAGAGCACAATTTGTGCTCTCCAATTACTAACGACGATGTTCTACAAGGTCAATTGCACCCAACACGATGTGCGCTAAACCGAATCCGAATACAGTGTGTGCAATCATGTTATTAGAATTGCTTTTTTGCTTTAGTGCAATTCCAGCCACAGTAACAGCAGAACCTAGAATAGTTGGGATTAAACCTTCACGAATGTTGTTCATAAAAAATCCCTCCGTCGTAGTTATTTGGTGTTATCACACCATTAATACTATTTGCTAATAAACATGATGCTATACTTTCGAAACTTTTTGAGTAACAGGCTTCAAAAAGAGCATCGAATTAGATGCTCTAATATTAGAATTCTTAGTCTTCATCGGGTTCAAGAAGAAGGGTAAACGTGCGGTTAGATAGGTTTACTTTAAATGCTGCATCATGCCTAGTTTTTTGAACTTCGAATGATTCTTCCTCTGTTGTAAGGGTTAATGTATGGTCATCATCCCAGTCGTGAATAGAAAATTTATTTGGAACGAACAGTAATCGTAAAAAATGTGAAATTATTTAAAAAAAATTTGTATAAATATGGAGTATTTTCCTCAATTCGCTTATAATCAACCGCGGGTATAAATTAGTATCATTAGACAAGCGTATCTAGATAAGGAGCGAGAGAATAGCAGTTACGATATAATAGCCCCACTGTAAGTTAAGAAAGAAAAAAGCGAGTTTGCATGAGTTTTTAGAAAGCTAGAACCTGTTTATCATAAGATATTGAGTATTTTATTTTTTGATTCTTTAGTGTTTATTGTTGAAAAGCTATTTAATTAAATAAATAGCCAATCATCGTAACAAGGGGTTGACGAATGGGGAAGGAAGCACTCAAGACTCTAAGAGACAGTTGTTTTACTTATATTTTCACTTGGTAATGGTGCTTCTAATGCGGCTAACATGATTACCAATATGCAACCGCTACTTTTGGTGATGAACCAAATAAAATGAAATAATAAGGAAAGTGGTAAGGATATGAATAGCTTAAAAACAAAAATGGTAGCGGTGTTTTCTGTGTTAATTTTACTAATGGGGGGGGCTATTGGTTTTCTTGTTATTCAGTCCTCTTCTAAATTAGTCATTCAATCCATAAGTAAGCAAGCGACTAAAATAGGAGAATATACACTTAGTCAAGTGGATGTAGAAAAATATAGTGTTATTTTACAAGACAAAAAAGAAAACGATTATTTTAAACAATTACAAGACAATTTTGAGGAAATAAGCGTAGCAAATGGTTTGAATTATCTTTATACAATGAGCAGAGAGAAAACAGACAGTGGTTATGAATATTTTTATGTTATTACAGGGGATGCGGTTGCTTTAGGTGATATTGAAGTAAACGGTGCAGAGTATGACAAGATGGTGCAAACTTTTGAGACAGGACAAACAAGTGAACCTGAAATATCCTCTGACGATTTCGGGAATTTACTTTCAATATACATACCAATTAAGGATAAATCCGGGGAAGTTATTAGTGTATTAGGCGTGGATTACAATGCAACAGATATTTTCAATTTAGAGAAAAAGAATGGGTTGAAAATGGTTCTACTTACAGGTATTTTTCTGATTATTAGTATAATTATTATTTTTATTTTTTCTAAAATAGTCACTAAACCTTTAGAAAGCTTAACGAAGCAAGCAAAGAAAATTTCTGAAGGAGACTTAAATTTCCATGTAAAAACGGAAGGCAAGGATGAAATAAGTGAATTGTCACGTTCATTTGAAAAAATGGTTGTCGACCTAAGAGAAATTATTGCAGATATTAATTCAACAACAGTTACAATGAATGATACGACACAAGAGCTCAGCGAATTTGTAAAAACAACTGAAGAAGCATCGGGTAATATTACACAATCAATGGAAGAAACAGCTATAGGAATAGAAAAGCAATCCGGAGAAGTGAATAATATTTTAGAAATGATGTCAAATATGATGACTTTTCTACATGAAGGAGTTGCCCAAGTAAAGAGAACTGTTGAAAATGCCAAAATTTCAACAGATACAGCAGAAAAGGGCAAGGCATCAATGCGTGAAGCCACAGTTCAACTTCATGAGTTAATTAAAACTGTAGAATCTGCAACTGAAACGGTTCAAAGTTTAGCCAAGCGTTCCGATGAGGTAGGAGAAATTATTAATGTAATTTCTGACATAGCAAATCAAACAAATTTACTTGCTTTAAATGCAGCAATTGAAGCGGCAAGAGCAGGGGAAAATGGAAAAGGATTTGCCGTTGTGGCAGATGAAGTTCGAAAACTGGCTGAGCAATCTCAATCAGCTGCCAATAAAATAATTGATTTAATTGAATCTATCCAAAAAGAGACGAATGAAACAGTGGTTAAGATGGAACAAAACTTGAAGGCTGTTCAAAAGCAAGAGCAATTGATTGACCAAGGAGACGAAGCCTTAAATGTGATTGTTAACATGGTAGGGCAAACGGAAAAGGATACGAATCAGATTGAAGATGTCTTTAATGATCTTCAAAAAGATTCTCAAAAAGTTTTGGAAGCTTTAGAAACAATCTCAGCTGTCATTGAAGAAAATACAGCGGTTACGGAGGAAGTGGCTACAGCTTCAAGAAATCAATCAACCGTAATTAGCCGCATTGTCGAAAATGTGCATAAAGTTGAAGGGATATCTAAAGTTCTTAAAAATAAAGTAGATAAGTTTAAATTATAACGGACATACACTTTGGCCTTGGCTATGATTCGAATGTTTGGGAAATGTAAGTGAGAAATAATCAAATAGATCAAACTTATCGTCGTGGTAGTAGGTTTCTGACTTTAGTGAGAAATGAAAAGTTTTGATTTGGGAATGATAAGTGGGCATGCGAGTAAATTAATATTTTACCCATAGATACATTCTTGGGTAGTATAGGGAGAGTACTGTTCAATTAGAGCAGTGCTTTTTTCCTTTTAGGTAAATAGATTGAAATGTTGTGTTTACTCCTAAAAACCATATTAGACATGGTATTTAAAATAAACTGTAAACATGTTAAACGATAATAAAGTATAAAGTAAAAAATTGTAAATTAGATAGGCGTATATTAAATATGTAACCCAAATACGCCTATACACGTATAAAGTATGGAATCCGTGCTCCTTGTGTTTACTTTGTTTACTGTTCAAATTATTGTTATTATAAAGGGGAGAATATCTAGAATTAAGATGAATAGAGATGTACCTTTATTTTGTGTATGGAAACATGAAGTGCAATAAAACCAATGTACACAAATGCAACGTGGATGAGTTTTGCACTGGAGAGCTTTATTCCATTATATATTTATTGCGACCGCTCAGACGTCTCGGTTGTACCCACAAGTAAAAGCTATTCATAATGAAAAGCCTAATATTTATGATAGCTATCCAGGTGGAATCGGATTAAGTGAACGGGTCTATGATATATTAATATAATTACTAGAATGAAAGATCCAACACGTCGAAGCCTGCCCACTTCAAGCGGGCTTCCCTTCATGTATTAGCGCACAGGGCAGCTTATTTATATAGTAAAGAGCAGGTGCTTATAGTTTTAAGGCTTTTACTAAACGAAATGATGTGATGACATGTCTTATGAAAATAAAATTTTACAAATGAAAAAATTGCTCGGTAAAAAATCCAACCAAGCTGTGGAAAATCCCGCATTTGTGAAACCTGCACAACCAAGTTACTTAGAACAGTGGCAGCAAGCAGGTCTAGAAGTTGTGGAGAATGATTTTGGT is drawn from Solibacillus sp. R5-41 and contains these coding sequences:
- a CDS encoding DEAD/DEAH box helicase, whose protein sequence is MLSKKRSITELLQEWQYDEELKQNIVGWHTLDEKKADYAPFPQQMHASIKKALNARGIAQLYTHQREAFDLAQQGKSFTAITPTASGKSYCYHLPVLQKILEDKSSRAIYLFPTKALAQDQKSDLHELIEQMDEEILSYTYDGDTSPGIRQKIRKAGHIVMTNPDMLHSGILPHHTKWVSLFENLKYIVIDELHTYKGVFGSHVAHVLRRLQRICAFYGSNPTIICTSATISNPKELAQSLTNTKHELISKSGAPVGKKTFVFYNPPIIHPTFGVRRSAVLEVRDISKRLFEAGIQTIIFAKSRVRVEMLVSYLKSLTAKKIADESIQGYRGGYLPSERRLIEKGLREGAIQMVISTNALELGVDIGQLQACIMTGYPGNIASAWQQAGRAGRRQDEALIIYVAQSTALDQYIIQHPSYLLGSSPEEVRINPENMLILMDHLKCAAFELPFSKTDSYGEFEIQELLQFLESEGVLVKTSTQWHWMSDRFPAHDISLRSAAQENVVIIDISTPANTKVIGEMDTYSAMTLLHEEAIYLHQGIQFQVEKLDWEEKKAFVREVDVDYFTDANLAVELKVLSEDKIAHYESASVSYGDVSILAIPTIFKKIKLHEKNENIGSGPINLPPMEMHTNATWLSFEVIEGWNDERLAEALEGVAQALGSFIPLFIHCDRSDVTVVPQVKATHNEKPTLFIYDSYPGGIGLSEKVYDIILSLVERTLKHVQLCPCSSGCPACVGPQNSLTDSPKKDAVKLLHNLASELNN
- a CDS encoding asparagine synthase — translated: MNNIREGLIPTILGSAVTVAGIALKQKSNSNNMIAHTVFGFGLAHIVLGAIDLVEHRR
- a CDS encoding methyl-accepting chemotaxis protein, with the translated sequence MLILLMGGAIGFLVIQSSSKLVIQSISKQATKIGEYTLSQVDVEKYSVILQDKKENDYFKQLQDNFEEISVANGLNYLYTMSREKTDSGYEYFYVITGDAVALGDIEVNGAEYDKMVQTFETGQTSEPEISSDDFGNLLSIYIPIKDKSGEVISVLGVDYNATDIFNLEKKNGLKMVLLTGIFLIISIIIIFIFSKIVTKPLESLTKQAKKISEGDLNFHVKTEGKDEISELSRSFEKMVVDLREIIADINSTTVTMNDTTQELSEFVKTTEEASGNITQSMEETAIGIEKQSGEVNNILEMMSNMMTFLHEGVAQVKRTVENAKISTDTAEKGKASMREATVQLHELIKTVESATETVQSLAKRSDEVGEIINVISDIANQTNLLALNAAIEAARAGENGKGFAVVADEVRKLAEQSQSAANKIIDLIESIQKETNETVVKMEQNLKAVQKQEQLIDQGDEALNVIVNMVGQTEKDTNQIEDVFNDLQKDSQKVLEALETISAVIEENTAVTEEVATASRNQSTVISRIVENVHKVEGISKVLKNKVDKFKL